GTCAGAGGACTATGACAGAGTTTAGTCCTTAAGATTTACACCTGTTTGACAGTAAATAGAAACTTTAGAAACCACTAAACCGGAAGTCAACCTTGGCTCTGATTAAACCCACATTTTCCTGTCAAGTTAATTCACATTATACTTATTATACAAACTAATTTATCGCTGCCTCTTCACTAACTTCACCAACGTCCAGCTGCTCAAAACGTAACCACAGAGATAACAGTGAACAGTTTGTCCAACATTACAGTCAACTCTGCAACGACACAGCTCCAGTTGCTCGCTAACCCGGTTTCCCACCTTGTTATGAGTGGTTCACCTGAGACAGTCCCCAGGTGAACGGGGCAGCACGGAACATGCTAACGCTGCTACTCACCGTGCTCAGCGGCACACCGCGGTCCGTCGCCGCCGCCATCTTCACTTAAACCCCGATGTCAGTCACGGAAGGGCACGTCCCACTGAGTCAGCGCCGAAAGTGATTAGCTAAACAATAACAAcgtttatattttctttcttttactgtttaatatttattctacagtatagaaaaatagaaaaacacacctggaaaaacagtcaaaaacgTCACGTCTTCTTCAGCTCATGTTGTTTCAGATCCTCACTGTGTGTGGTTCATTTTCCTCTGAATATTACTGCTATCTATTAAAAGTTGACAATAATAATGTTAAAGAAATTTATTATATCTCCGTTTATATTAAATCTCCGTTTTAATGGAATATTAAGCTCTCCTGCGACCACTTCCGGTttaatttcagaataaaagtaaatacattgtttaaaatgctttttttaaaatggtgaAAACTATTCTCACATGTTTAAAGTGTCCCATCATCTCCCGACTTATGACGTGTCTATGGTTTagcaattaaattaaatttagtaattatataaataacCTGGAAATTATCTATGGGCAGTCCAAAGCCTAAAGACAATTGTCCAGGTGGGAATGGTTTCAGTCCTGTAATGGACATGGACCTGTCCAAGGTGAACCTTCCTCTTTTCCATTGACAGCCAGGATTTACAGCTCGGTTACCACCTTACCAGGAAAAATTGTTAAAATcagtaaacacaaaaagtgtGTTTGCACCACACCAGTGGAATATACCATGTCAGTACATTTTATTAACTGACCGTctgcacatacagtggcaaaaaacaGTATGTGACCGTTTTggcatttcatggttttctgcattcatttgtcataatatgtgatctgatcttcatttaagtcatgagtattaacaaataatgtgcctaaaatactAACACAAAAattctttattgagaaaaaaacataaaaacctcatagtgctagtggaaaaactatgtgaacccttagaattaataactggttgacttGATCTTactttcatcagtccacaaaacatttgccaatactgctatgtcaatgtgctctttggcaaacttcaggtgtgcgcagcaatgttctttttaataagcagcagcttacTTCGTGGTGTCCTGACATAGataccctgcttgttcaatgttttacctactgtagactgatgaacacagatgttcagAACAcaggttgtttctttacctcattaaagattgtttgttgtgctgctggggtcattttgactgaccgcccacttcttggtagagtagccacagtcccaaagtcAAAACAAAGCATATAGgcttaatatttaatttattgagTCTCATCTCTGTTAATACAGAATCTGACCTCTGTCCTTTAAACAtccaaaataaattacataaacattCAGCATCGTGGAAGAAAAGACAACGGACAGCTATCAATGAACAATTCCAAAAAAAGGCTGATTTCCCTTAAACCCTAAAAATGGCAAGCATATATTTTAATTGTGTACAACCAGTAATACTTTCTGGTGTACACAAATCACATTCAGTAACTTACTTAGAAAACATAACATATTTAGTGAGGGCCTGCAAGGTCTCATAATAACTACAAAGAAAGTACTTCTACAACAATGTTCCTGAAGAAAATCAATCAGAACATTCTCAGACAGTCATACAGTTTGTATGCTTGTACACAGAAGGTGTGGTTAACCAGAGTTAAGAACAAGTCAAAAGAATGTATTAACAATACTCAACAAGGTCCTTCACAGTAAATCTGCTATTGGGGgtcaaactaaaaaacattgtTGGAGATATGGTTATTTTAGGGTACATTGCCTTGTAATGACTTGGTAATAATCTGAAGTTAAGATAGTAGCTAGTTTAATGGTAAATTCTTTCTAATCTAAAACTATATGAAGCAGAAAGAATAAACATTAGGACACAATCTTATTGTGTGAAGATTTTGCAATTGAAATGTTAGAAGAAGCTTTCCTAAGTAATTAATACCTGTAATAGTACCAATCATTCTCCAAAGCCCATTGAAATAACTACAACAAAGTCCCTTGGGTTTTCCAGTACTGATTCAGTGTGCAAGCACCTCAGAGGTACATTGATTTATGAGgagttaaaacattaaaacaattcCAAGTTCACAATACCACATTGCCACCGGTTGTGCCTACTGAAGGCATTCCACCTGTATGACTGCAAGTCAAAGCATGATAAGGGAACCTAGTTCATGAGTTTTTAACTCTCCATGGAGTCCAGGAACTCTTCTTCAATTATCTGCTCTAGCCTCTTCAGGACTGTGTCTGAACTGGCTGCTGGGTAGTCTGCTACTGGGAAGTGGGACATAGAGTTGGAGCAGGAGGGAGGGCCCTGGAAGGAACAGCAAAGGGTGCGAAAGAAaggcagcagctgtgtgatggAGGACAGGAACCGCTGAGTGAGGAGGGGGAACTCCAAATGGTCTGTGGAAGATTCCTCACTCAGTCCATTCAGAGTCTGAAATAACAGAACAGGCATGATCAAGAGTGAGATGTGGTCATTCCACAAAACAACATCTTTTGAAgtcttttttccttcatttttttttactttaacaaaaAGCTTcactttaattacattttatttatgtttattcagATGATTTAATTTTCCATGATCACAGTATAACCAACAGTAATTCCAAGCATTTCCCTAAATGACCATTCAAGAGTGCAGACTTTTCAATGGAAACAATGGTAAGTTTGAAGGTTATTGTTCCTACTGTTGTATGCTCTTACCCCATATCGCTGCTGTATCCTCTCCAGTACTCTGACAACATGTGGTGTGCATTCCTGCTCGCCCTCTATCAGCGCAGTCTCAGGACCACCGTAGCGGTTCACATCCACCTCAGGGACAAATGCCCAGCGATACCTTCACATATAGAACATAGAGTTTAATAGTTAAGCAGAAAATAACACccaaagaaaaataacttaaaacaaataacataacCTCTTACAAAATAAGTTATTTGGACCTAAATAAACTCTTACATCTGAAAGATTGGTATCATTTCTGGAGGAAATGCCAGGGAGGTGTCCAGAAACTTGCAGGCTGACAGGTACATGTCCAACTCTGCCTGAGAGAAATTCACTGGTCCATTTCTTTCAAGGGTTCCTCGCAATACTTTAGTTTGCCTAGGTGGTACACAAGAATTTAGGAAAACACCGAAGTGTCACTGAAAAAGGAATGTCAATAAAAGTCAATAAACTTACTTTGAGACGTCTTTATCAGTCTGTAAAGCTTTCTCTAGACGCACAAATATGCGGATCtgaaaaacaagttaaaaaagaaattacattacCATAGTTAAACCAGTATAGTTCATTAGCACAGACTGTTTGAGGATGAGATATTACCAGTTCGGTGACCATAATTGGCCAAAGAGATGTCAGGTGCTGGGATGAAATTCGCAACAAGAGAACACGAAACATCAAGAACATCTGGGCTGAGACAGCAGGGCTGGGGTTCATGCGTAAAGCCTCAGTGAGACGTTCTAAAATGGGTTAAAAGTGATATATTCATCAAACAACAGTAAATTCTAATCTGTTTATTGTCTGCTTATGTTTAGTTATCCGTTTTTCCTCCAAATAACATAATGAGATAAAGCAAATAACTACACAAAACTCTACATAAATACTGAGTAACAGAACGAAACCTTGGATTAGTGGCAGATAGAGATGATACTGGTCGAGTTCTCCACTGAACATGGCAAATGCCTGGCGCTTCAGCAGCATTGGTTTCTGGTCTACATTAGAAAACAGTTTGAGGGAGCCACTCTGCATGCCTACAGCACCAAAAAACAATGGTTTGAGAAAGCAAATAATCTAAAACATCTCTgtcaaaagacatttttttcttcttacataTCCAGTGACAAATTAGCTGAGCTCATGTCCAAGAGGCTGTACTCACTCATGAGGTCTTTAAACATGGTCTTCTCATGAGTCAGCAGGTGGTCAATAATGGACTTCCAACTACAGGAAACACAGGGCAGCAAAGCAGCGGGCATTAGATAATGGTggtttataattttttttacgtaatataataaatacacagacaaacatacttTAATTTTCATCTAAATTcaagcaaaataataaaacactttttcataAGTTTAGAGTGATGATTGATTACCTTGAAATAAATTCTAatccaacaaacaaactcacctGGGTGCACAGGATGCATCCATGGTGAAGAAGAGGGGGTCCATAAAGAGCTCGAACACCTCTTTCTTCCAGGCCCTTTTGGTGTAGGCATACCCACTCAGACTGCTCAGCAGCTGAGCGCCCGCTTCAAAGCTGGGCATGTTGTAGGCACTAGAGGGGAGACAGAGATAGTTAGAGGGACTCTAATAAGATCAAAGATCAAAGTTAAGTCATACAATGGTTACCTGTGGTTCTTCAGGTAGGGAAAGACATAGTACATGAGTCGAGAAATGAGGGGAACTGCTTTCTCCTTCTCATCACTGCGATATACCATGTCCAAAAGTGGTGCCAGGACCTGCAAAAGAAAACGGTGTGTTAAAGAAGATATTCCCAAAGGTTTATTCACTCACTCAGACAACATGAATAAGAAAACATAGAGTTCTACCTCAGCTAGGAGTACCAGAGCTTGCACACTGTACACTGAAGGAGCCGAAGAAGAAACCATGGTGCTAGCTTGAGCCACTGACTCTGACCGGGGgataagaagagaaagagagtgagttCACATGTGACTGCTATCAAGCGATGAATGATTCTAGTATATTCTTTATGCTAGCTACCCTAAGAGGCATCTCGGGGCTGTGATCAGCATGCGTAgcaaagatgtttgttttaaggttcagagagagcaacagagatgTCAATGTATGATCAGAACAGACATGTTTAATCATAGCATGAACATCTTTCAGGTCTGTAGTTTCCATAGATCTAAATACGGATACCACTTCAGTGACTGCTCTTACTTAAAAACTAGTCAGTCATTGCAGTTGAAGCTCTTGTGATTTGAGCCCAGTAATAAATTTTCTTTCAAAGTGAATTCAATCTTTTCCTCTTGTCATTTAGATCATAGTTTTCCTTTAACCTGTTGactgtcactgtgtttatacagaataattattttattttgaaataagcCCTTCTGCATATTTACAAGTTAAAATCTGCTAACTGCATATCTACCAGTGTTATCACTTATTAACACTGCTTCCAGGTGGTACCTGTGGTTACTGCAACACTTGGGTTTCCATGGATACAGAGCTAGACCTCTAGTCTTAGgttgaatttaaaaagaatacTAAACTCAGGTGTACTGTAGAAGGAGcagtgtttccatggcaacagcagtGCTTTGTAGGCACAACTTTGTCCAGTCTGACAGAGGAATATATTAAAGGTCCCTTATTAATCACCTTTTAGGTCACCTTTGTATATTTATGTCTCTCTGGTATACGTAGACACAAACCAAGTAAGTTAGAAGTGCACAAGCTGGCTGTGCATGAATGTATTCAAGTATCTAAAGTTACCATGATGATCACCATCCATGTCTGCTTCATCAGGTTCATCTGCTTCCTGGCACACCTGTGGCTGCACTTTGACCTCAAGGCTGCGGCTAAGCCAACTGGTCTGCTCCAGAGATGAACCTGCAATCCCACCTACTGACTCAAGGATCCGCTGAGTCACCTCctgataataatataatgatacttttattattaatatgacaacagtattttacatgcatgtctCAATCAAGAGCTTTTTGATTTCTACGACTAGCAAATCATCATGCATCTTACCTGTAAATCTCGAGAGTCCTTCTTATTGTCCATGTTGGGGAGCCTATTGACGAAGTCATTCAGGATTCTAAAAGACAGATAACTGGATGTTATATTTTCCAAATTAACAAATGTAtacaagaggaaaaaataacagtaatataCAGCAGAAGCATTATTATTACTGCTAATCGGAGTATAGAGTAAGTACTGAACGTGTAGAACTTACCCTAGCAGTAAGAAGTGTCCAGGTGGGGCCAAGTTGAGCTGAACAGACTCACGCAACAGACTGAGGAGAGGAGCAACATTTTCCTGCAGTGCCTGGGCTGAAATACtaaccacacaaacagaggttatcaaaaaaagaaaagcatttgtAGAATGGATGTATTAAACTCAGTGTTTGGACTTGTACCGTGCTTTCCCCATTTACCTCTGTATATAGGCGTAGCTGAACTGTAACATAGGGATGTCTACCAGCGTTGACTTCTGGTGGACAGAAAGGTGGACAAtcttacaaaaaacatttctagaATATTGTTATATatctgtctgtgcatgtgcgTAATTATACCTGTTCTCCTTTGATCTGATGTGGTTTTTTTACCACCTCTTTAACCAACTGCAGGATGGTTTCTGTGTGCAAGGTATTCAGTGATTTCACCAGATCCACAATGGTTAGACGAGACTCACTGGCTACAGGTAAAACCTAAAGAAGACAAGTGTTTATGCCAACAACCATTCTAAAGCCAATCGGTGACTTAGATGTAAATGCACCCATTCACTGAAGCTCTTACTTTGTTTCTATGTCTCCTTTTATTCTTCCTGTTGCTCCACACGGCTCCAAGTGAAGCCATGAGCTGAACCCCATACTGCCTAGTTAGAGGTACTAGAAACTCCAGTATTCGTTGCCGTAGGATCTACACATGGATACAACATAAATGTATACAGTTTTCCATAATAAGAAATTCACATAGCTAAATATAAGGGAATATGTAAACATGTTTCAAGaccaaaaaacacattcagcattaattaattgtttaattgcaGACATGAAGAAGAATGCATGTTTGCTACATATACCTTGGTgcttttaaaatacacagaggTAGAagtgtgtctgctgctctgAGCAGAGTCAGATGCCCGCCTCTGAAATTCTTCCCTTGTGACTACACCCCACAACAATGCCATACTGCTGAGCATATGCGGTAGTGCCTCAATTACTGCATTGCGTGCATTACGGACATCCACAGGATCACAGGCAACTagagactgacagagaaagagaaaggaaatgagCATTCAGTTTACCACGGATGTGATCatagattgtgtgtgtgtgtgtgtgtgtgtgtgtgtgtgtgtgttatgtgctCATTCCTAACCCTCTTGTTTTCCAGTAGACAATAATGTGTAATGGTGGTCAGGCCTTCTAGTAGAGTCAGAGGGTAGTCAGGCGCGATGTTCTCCCTCCTACCACTCAGGCTgatcagacacaaacatatCTTAATCAGCACATAATAGTGTTTACgcagtaaaacaacaaacctcctgtttaaatgttaaaatatcaaAGCAGGGAAGATTGTACATCTGTAAATATAGCGTCTGTAAAGTAAGTGAGAACCTGTGTTTTTTAGTAGTACCTCTGATTTGTCTTTCCACCATCATGCTCGTAAAGTTTGACTAGCTCGTCTAAGTTCCTGCAGATCTGACTGATGACTGGAGTCACAATGATGCCTAAAGAGCGTCCCAAGTACGGCAGGGAGGAGCACAGCAGTGACACCCAGTGTGGGTGCATGGCATAGCCGTACTGTGGGTGCAGAGccctggctgcagcagagacaaacaTTCCTTGGGCTGTGATGGGATGGCTTTGAACATACTGGGCTGCCTTGATGGACTGCTGGAAAAGTACTGCAGTTTGCCATTCACGAGCGAGGGGGGAGCTGGCGGTGGGGGATTCACGGGGCTCCCCAGGCTGGCCAGATGCTCCACTGGACCCATTTGAAGAGACAACTCCTCGAGGCCAGACGTGGTACTCCAGGGCTATGAGAGCCTCAAGGAGTTTAAGTAATTCCATTTGTAAGGGGTATTGCTCCTGCCCCCCTCCTGTTCCAAGATTCACCAGGCTCTCCTCTGACAGGCCTCCCTGTTCGTCAAGTAGCTCCAAACTCCTGTGTGGTCCCTTGTCTGTTCCCCTCTGGCAGACATACATGGATGCAGAAAGTGTAAGCAGAGCATATTGCTGCACTTTACATCCTGACAGGAGTTTGCGGATTGGCTCCAGACTGGCCCCATTGCCTTCCTGTCCACGTGCAATGCAGCCAAGCTGGCTCACCATCCGGGTCAGCACCACCACACTCTTCACCTGGACCTCCCTGTTCCCCTGCAGGTCTAGTGGACCCAGGCTGAGATAAGAAGGGTAATGAGAGCGCAGGAATCGTAGGCACAAGGATACCAGCAATTCAATGAGCAAAGATGGTGGAGTGGAGGGGAAAGAGGTCGGGGACAACAGGCTGCCATAGAAGCCTTTGCCATCCTGAGCCTGTTGGTGGCGCTGCAACAGGTTGGACACCAGGTTTAAATGTGCAGCAGAGCTTGTGTCCAGAGAGGTGGTGGAGAGAGCATCGACCAGAGGACACTCAGCACTGCTCCTCAGTAGGCTGTCTAGAAGCTCCAAGCCTTGGAGCAGATGGCGCCAACCACCCGCCACTGGATACAACAACACATGTCTGAACAGAGAGTCGATGGCCTCTCTCTTCTCGCGCTCCTGTTTTAACAGGCGAGACCTGGCCATGGCCTCGAGCTCTAAATCCTCTTCGTCCTCACTTGACAATGAGTCAGATACCTGCGTGTGCTCAGACTCTGCCCTCCGCAGGCCGTTAACCATGGCTCCTTCCTCAATGCTGTGGGACGGGATGGAGCCAGAGCTGGAGTTCTCTGTTGATACCTGGGGACCACTGGTGTCAGCTGACTCAGTATGTTCACTCtcagcctcttcctcctcccccactctatcctcctcctcctcttctgtctcttcactcTCCGTCCTTGATACCACTAAAGTGTCTGGTGGTTTAACCAGTTCTGGATCACTGTCTAACTCTGCCCACAGAGATTCACGGTCCAcaatgttaattaaatttaagCTTGTGACCTCCGTCACCATGGAAAATGCAGATGTATCAGACGTTTTAGTTGAGCTTCGAGTTCTGTTACTTAGAACCTTGAGGTTACcttgaaaacaaagacaagttCATGGTGGTAAAACACACCCAGCAAAGCATACAATCAAACCAAAGTTAATTATTCCAAAGCAAACATGCACCAAACATACTGTGAAAGACACTTACCAGCAGTGAGATTTTGTTTGATGCTCTGAATAGAGCAGTGCTGAGTGGAGGGATGAAGCAGTAACAATAGAATAGGTTCCAGGATTCGAATGACGTCATTGAGGGACAGAGCCCTGACAAGCCAGCACCGAGCAGCTGCACTTATTGAGCCATCGGTACAGCTCAGACTGTCcaccacaacacacaaagagctgaggaatataataaaatttataattttaataaatacagaaacaacagactACTATAAGACTTGTGGGGCAAACAAAAGGTTACTGCAGAAGGTAACCACAGGCTTTTACCTAAACTGAAAGAGGTTTTTCCCTTTTCAGTGACCTTCGTAGAACACCTGCTTTATATCAACATATAAATGTGTTGTGTAGCACACTAGCACTAGTAATTTAAATGCAGAAGATGTAAACtttcataaaacaaatattcattTAAGTTGCGTGCATTAATATCTAATAACTATCTTTAATTCGTCTTATCAACACACTGCTTTTCAAGGATGTACTAACCGATCAAAGGAGCGATTGAGCGACATGGTCCTGTTGTTTTGGATCTCCCGGGTCAGGTGCCACAACACTGTGAAGCGGTGTTGAGCTTCTAGTCTAACAGCCTaggtcagacaaacacaggggAAACTTTCGACttactttaatttgtttgcagGTCTGTTATTGTGTCCTATTTAAACAGACCCATCTAGAAGATAGTGGAAAAACTAAAAGTGTGCCAGCATACTCACCTTGTCTTTGTGCAGTAGCGCCTGGCAGATAATGTCTTCACAGATAGACACTGATGGAGCCAAACAATGAAGCCTGTAAAAGAGCTCCACACAGGAAATGTGCTGCTCTCGCCGCTCCACGTCCAGCTGGCTCCACAGTACCTGGGACACCCTCTGGGTCACAGCACAAAATTGGAAAAATCATAAAATGCCACAATTATAGTAAACCTAaagtattttcctttttataacCTAACCTGATAGAAATCTGTGCCCTCTTCTATAGCACGTAGCAAGGCGGGGTAGATAGGAGGCACAGTGACCATCTGCAGGCGACCACTCAGAGGGTTGGAGTCAGATGTCTGGTAGCGTCTGTGCTTGTCCTGAATGACCAGTGCTAAGGACTGAGAGTGGTTGATTAGCTCCAAGAGGCAGGCCACTGCTGTGTGTTGAATGTTATAGTCTCTGGACAAGCAGCACAGCGTCATCAAGGACCTCAGCCACAGAGGCAAGCTGTCCACTTCACTgcctgagaaaaacaaaaacattttaatcacttCTTTGCTGGTTAAATCGTGCAGCTGACAGTAGTATAAACTCAGTGGTCTGAACATAATCCATTGTGTGCTGACCTGTGTGACcaaacatgtctgtgtggagaGCCAGAGTCTCCTCTTCACTTAGGTAGATGGGAAAAGTGGTGCATTCGAGCAACAGGTGACAGGTGGCGGTGAAGGCCTGTCGACAGGCTTCTGAGATCTCTGCTTTGCCACGTGGCATGTAGCCTGCTGCCCAGTCCAGACATCCTACATGCCCACGTGCCTTTGTCTTTTTGGTGGGGGATACTGAGAGCTGGGAGTCAGATAAAGGTCGGGCTTTAAGTTTGTTTGGTGTGAACAGTTCAGTCAGTTTGTCTTTAATTTCACGCCCCCCTAGATTTGCCAACAACGTCTTCTGATCCACagaagtgactgttagatcaGGCGTGAGTCTTTCCTCTG
This Anabas testudineus chromosome 21, fAnaTes1.2, whole genome shotgun sequence DNA region includes the following protein-coding sequences:
- the dop1b gene encoding protein dopey-2 isoform X2 — its product is MDPEELELQNDYRYRNYAAVIEKALRNFESSSEWADLISSLGKLNKALQSNLRYSLLPKRLIIGKRLAQCLHPALPSGVHLKALETYEVIFKIIGTKWLAKDLFIYSSGLFPLLSHAAMAVKPVLLTLYERYYLPLQRALLPSLQAFITGLLPGLEEGLEVYDRTDALLVKLSLLVGQQVFYGALWGSMLVSPMVRLPASVFIVTHFDRMVSLRQQTHMLGYDHRLVVKSVCLCLQDSNVLVQRNMLEILLYFFPFASCLDPVEACIAMSAEDMATVVSAASLTLLRRDMSLNRRLYAWLLGTNIKGEMVAPHPTLSTTIEEHMSFYFNTYSRDFLVQALINILKQKDVESDPENVIGYLKPFRIIISLLDKPEIGPAVLNSVLLEVVRAFYSYCREMLGEETIASSGLSSNQLASKIKENKNASEIIKTVNMLVSSMNSEYLWEYMTQCFCSSLSDKNNPPTSPHKDGSHHAPSVTEMSSLIIFLLDVLPLELHADIPSQFLPEMLGIMLRTMHSHMDSVSLEDVTQGLRACFKVLSKIQMPVAYMDIEAKAQTEEVETQTPGEEDEKSQDVEKEGEKDGGIDQVIGCDGNEELNRNGGDEAEPANGVYPALRSEDSGLGISASPSEQHLPPGMGAEENGICKEGERVWRRGGSIDTMTQCLQDILAFISTRYLLVQVEDVREPEERLTPDLTVTSVDQKTLLANLGGREIKDKLTELFTPNKLKARPLSDSQLSVSPTKKTKARGHVGCLDWAAGYMPRGKAEISEACRQAFTATCHLLLECTTFPIYLSEEETLALHTDMFGHTGSEVDSLPLWLRSLMTLCCLSRDYNIQHTAVACLLELINHSQSLALVIQDKHRRYQTSDSNPLSGRLQMVTVPPIYPALLRAIEEGTDFYQRVSQVLWSQLDVERREQHISCVELFYRLHCLAPSVSICEDIICQALLHKDKAVRLEAQHRFTVLWHLTREIQNNRTMSLNRSFDRSLCVVVDSLSCTDGSISAAARCWLVRALSLNDVIRILEPILLLLLHPSTQHCSIQSIKQNLTAGNLKVLSNRTRSSTKTSDTSAFSMVTEVTSLNLINIVDRESLWAELDSDPELVKPPDTLVVSRTESEETEEEEEDRVGEEEEAESEHTESADTSGPQVSTENSSSGSIPSHSIEEGAMVNGLRRAESEHTQVSDSLSSEDEEDLELEAMARSRLLKQEREKREAIDSLFRHVLLYPVAGGWRHLLQGLELLDSLLRSSAECPLVDALSTTSLDTSSAAHLNLVSNLLQRHQQAQDGKGFYGSLLSPTSFPSTPPSLLIELLVSLCLRFLRSHYPSYLSLGPLDLQGNREVQVKSVVVLTRMVSQLGCIARGQEGNGASLEPIRKLLSGCKVQQYALLTLSASMYVCQRGTDKGPHRSLELLDEQGGLSEESLVNLGTGGGQEQYPLQMELLKLLEALIALEYHVWPRGVVSSNGSSGASGQPGEPRESPTASSPLAREWQTAVLFQQSIKAAQYVQSHPITAQGMFVSAAARALHPQYGYAMHPHWVSLLCSSLPYLGRSLGIIVTPVISQICRNLDELVKLYEHDGGKTNQSLSGRRENIAPDYPLTLLEGLTTITHYCLLENKRSLVACDPVDVRNARNAVIEALPHMLSSMALLWGVVTREEFQRRASDSAQSSRHTSTSVYFKSTKILRQRILEFLVPLTRQYGVQLMASLGAVWSNRKNKRRHRNKVLPVASESRLTIVDLVKSLNTLHTETILQLVKEVVKKPHQIKGEQKSTLVDIPMLQFSYAYIQSISAQALQENVAPLLSLLRESVQLNLAPPGHFLLLGILNDFVNRLPNMDNKKDSRDLQEVTQRILESVGGIAGSSLEQTSWLSRSLEVKVQPQVCQEADEPDEADMDGDHHESVAQASTMVSSSAPSVYSVQALVLLAEVLAPLLDMVYRSDEKEKAVPLISRLMYYVFPYLKNHSAYNMPSFEAGAQLLSSLSGYAYTKRAWKKEVFELFMDPLFFTMDASCAPSWKSIIDHLLTHEKTMFKDLMNQKPMLLKRQAFAMFSGELDQYHLYLPLIQERLTEALRMNPSPAVSAQMFLMFRVLLLRISSQHLTSLWPIMVTELIRIFVRLEKALQTDKDVSKQTKVLRGTLERNGPVNFSQAELDMYLSACKFLDTSLAFPPEMIPIFQMYRWAFVPEVDVNRYGGPETALIEGEQECTPHVVRVLERIQQRYGTLNGLSEESSTDHLEFPLLTQRFLSSITQLLPFFRTLCCSFQGPPSCSNSMSHFPVADYPAASSDTVLKRLEQIIEEEFLDSMES